In the genome of Marispirochaeta sp., one region contains:
- a CDS encoding sensor histidine kinase has product MTLHNQSRFFLRNFALFLVPLFVSLMLLGSISIAITQKFVRDEIDRKDTILLGQIMAAIEVMLNEMDSLNLNFGTNPEINFGLKRILRNDPHSLSNTEIDKLAMIRNFIDAPANSRPYIYSIYVYLNNDHGRFLATTEGLTSVDSFFDTQWYVRFQTREPGSLMWTEVRDVRQYAFERESKKILSIYRRLFSSGIGRSDGVIVLNINADYIENLLSSLRIYPEQRILITDRDGNIMFGSPPEGFSITETPAASNGRYSVSYRMSKRYGWQYISVVPSDIIYDIPSRLSLITFGVFIFSALMGLAITYVLTRRNYRNIQNIISIIDSAENDQPLPSGPSGVHDEYGYIVQNLLKTFIERSYLKVQLSERMYRTRTIELLALQSQMNPHFLFNTLETINWKVMGFTGNPNEANEMITSLSDVLQYSLRGDQREVSLEEEIENTRSYIAIQKVRYRDKFEVVWDCNDELLECGVMKLLLQPLVENSIYHGIKTMKGSASIHITVRSAGEAMEILVKDTGSGIPREILKNILESLTEEREEKDLASHIGLYNTNKRLKLLYGDEYGLQIHSVHGEGTTVIATLPLNPL; this is encoded by the coding sequence ATGACCCTACACAATCAGTCACGGTTCTTTCTCCGGAATTTTGCTCTCTTTCTGGTGCCCCTCTTTGTCTCTCTCATGCTGCTGGGATCCATATCCATCGCCATAACCCAAAAATTTGTCCGTGACGAAATTGACCGAAAGGACACCATTCTGCTTGGCCAGATAATGGCGGCAATTGAGGTAATGCTCAATGAGATGGATTCTCTTAATCTGAATTTCGGGACAAATCCGGAGATTAATTTCGGGCTGAAACGCATTTTACGAAACGACCCGCACAGTCTGTCAAATACTGAAATAGATAAGCTTGCCATGATCAGGAATTTTATTGATGCTCCGGCTAATTCCCGCCCCTACATCTATTCCATTTATGTCTATTTAAACAACGATCATGGCAGGTTTCTGGCGACAACCGAAGGACTCACATCTGTGGACAGCTTTTTCGATACCCAGTGGTATGTCCGTTTCCAGACTCGTGAGCCGGGCTCGCTGATGTGGACAGAGGTCCGCGATGTCCGCCAGTACGCTTTTGAACGGGAGTCGAAGAAAATCCTGAGCATCTACCGCAGACTCTTCTCGTCGGGAATAGGACGCAGTGACGGGGTAATCGTTCTTAACATTAACGCCGACTATATTGAAAACCTCTTAAGCTCCCTGCGCATCTATCCGGAACAGAGAATACTTATAACCGACAGAGACGGAAATATAATGTTCGGTTCGCCGCCGGAAGGCTTCTCCATAACAGAAACACCCGCAGCGTCAAACGGTCGCTATTCTGTATCGTATCGCATGTCAAAGCGCTACGGTTGGCAGTATATCTCTGTTGTCCCATCTGACATTATTTACGATATCCCCTCCAGATTGAGTCTCATAACCTTCGGCGTCTTCATATTTTCCGCCCTGATGGGCCTCGCTATAACCTACGTTCTGACACGGCGTAATTACCGCAATATCCAGAATATTATCTCAATTATAGATTCCGCAGAAAACGATCAGCCCCTGCCTTCAGGTCCTTCCGGTGTACATGATGAATACGGCTACATTGTCCAGAATCTGCTGAAGACCTTCATTGAGCGCAGCTATCTTAAGGTACAGCTTTCGGAGCGGATGTACAGAACCAGGACCATAGAGCTTCTGGCGCTGCAGTCCCAGATGAACCCCCATTTTCTCTTTAATACCCTGGAAACCATTAACTGGAAGGTTATGGGATTTACCGGTAACCCCAATGAAGCCAACGAGATGATCACCAGTCTCTCCGACGTTTTGCAGTATTCCCTGCGGGGCGACCAGCGGGAGGTCTCCCTGGAAGAAGAGATAGAGAATACCAGAAGCTACATCGCCATACAGAAGGTCCGCTATCGCGACAAGTTCGAGGTGGTATGGGACTGCAACGATGAACTCCTTGAATGCGGGGTAATGAAACTGCTTTTGCAGCCCCTGGTGGAAAACTCAATCTACCACGGGATCAAGACCATGAAGGGTTCTGCCTCCATACATATAACAGTCCGTTCAGCGGGAGAAGCCATGGAGATACTAGTTAAGGATACCGGGAGCGGGATTCCGCGGGAAATTCTGAAAAATATCCTCGAATCCCTTACAGAAGAGCGGGAAGAAAAGGACCTGGCATCCCACATTGGTTTGTACAACACAAACAAACGTTTAAAACTGCTCTACGGAGATGAATACGGACTGCAGATCCACAGCGTCCACGGAGAAGGGACCACGGTAATTGCGACCCTGCCTCTCAACCCTTTATAA
- a CDS encoding sigma 54-interacting transcriptional regulator — protein MLKITFVIPYYDLEETVNKYLADARHQDAIFNTTHIVGTEDVKKLKFDCDIIIARGITCAALREYHPEITVVEIPVTGYDVICALDECKRRFGAKRIAVIGAVNMVYGSPILNNIMDIEVMVYRVNKEEDASYYIHDAVERGADAIVGGLMTYNFALQLGVNATWVKSREDAIKQAVDEAIRTSEIKEKERERAEFFQIIMDYTHEGILAVDRSGHITAVNTSAARMLSPHRKILGRPVGAVLSSNAISRVLERGEEELGALELVGETHVAANFVPIKIDNAVTGAVATLQNVSRIVEIENKIRKKILTKGHVSKYRFQDIIGGSPRIKTAISTAEKFSRVDANVLVYGETGTGKELFAHSIHSMSARSQGPFVAVNCAALPEQLLESELFGYAEGAFTGAMKGGKAGLFEIAHEGTIFLDEVGEIPLTLQAKLLRVLQEREIMRIGHDRVIPVNVRIIAATNKDLGRMAKEGNFRQDILFRLDVLHINVPPLRQRREDIPLLIDHYMNLYRTRMGLSGVILSPSVLELLESYSWPGNVRELANLCERLSALCEGNIIDCADIEGLSADAVEKPTCPVPENLDGEAVPELKTLEKQAIIAAVQAAGGNHSQAARSLGISRSTLWRKLKSLKLQK, from the coding sequence ATGCTCAAAATTACCTTCGTTATTCCCTATTACGATCTGGAGGAAACGGTTAACAAGTACCTTGCCGATGCCAGACATCAGGATGCGATTTTTAATACCACCCACATAGTCGGTACCGAAGATGTAAAAAAACTGAAGTTCGACTGCGATATTATTATCGCCCGGGGAATAACCTGCGCCGCCTTGCGGGAGTATCATCCCGAAATAACCGTAGTGGAAATACCGGTAACAGGATACGACGTGATTTGTGCTCTGGATGAGTGCAAACGGCGCTTCGGAGCGAAGCGCATTGCAGTGATCGGGGCAGTAAATATGGTATATGGATCTCCGATTCTCAACAATATCATGGATATCGAGGTGATGGTCTACCGTGTAAATAAAGAAGAGGATGCCTCATATTACATCCACGACGCCGTGGAGCGTGGTGCCGATGCCATTGTGGGCGGGCTCATGACCTACAACTTTGCCCTGCAATTGGGGGTGAATGCAACCTGGGTAAAATCCAGGGAGGATGCGATCAAGCAGGCGGTTGACGAGGCGATCCGGACCAGTGAGATTAAGGAGAAGGAAAGGGAGCGGGCCGAGTTTTTTCAGATCATCATGGATTATACCCACGAAGGAATCCTTGCTGTGGACAGGTCCGGTCATATTACCGCGGTTAACACATCCGCCGCCAGAATGCTTAGTCCCCATAGAAAGATACTGGGTCGTCCGGTGGGGGCTGTGCTCTCTTCCAATGCAATCTCCAGGGTTCTGGAACGGGGAGAGGAGGAGTTGGGGGCCCTGGAGCTTGTGGGAGAAACCCATGTGGCGGCGAATTTTGTTCCCATTAAGATCGATAACGCGGTTACCGGGGCGGTGGCAACCCTCCAGAATGTCAGCCGCATCGTAGAAATCGAGAACAAGATTCGCAAGAAAATCCTGACCAAAGGTCATGTTTCAAAATATCGGTTTCAGGATATTATCGGCGGGAGTCCCAGGATTAAAACGGCCATCAGTACCGCCGAGAAGTTCAGCCGGGTCGATGCAAATGTGCTGGTCTACGGAGAGACGGGCACTGGAAAAGAACTTTTCGCTCACAGTATCCATAGCATGAGTGCCAGGTCCCAGGGACCCTTTGTGGCGGTCAACTGCGCGGCCCTGCCGGAACAGCTGCTGGAGAGCGAACTGTTCGGCTATGCCGAAGGGGCTTTTACCGGGGCTATGAAGGGGGGAAAGGCGGGTCTTTTTGAAATCGCCCACGAAGGAACCATCTTTCTCGATGAGGTTGGGGAGATTCCCCTTACCCTGCAGGCCAAGCTGCTGAGGGTCCTGCAGGAGCGGGAGATAATGCGCATTGGTCATGACCGGGTTATTCCGGTAAATGTCAGGATTATTGCTGCAACCAACAAGGATCTGGGACGTATGGCCAAAGAGGGAAACTTCCGGCAGGACATTCTCTTCCGTCTCGATGTACTGCATATAAATGTGCCGCCGCTACGGCAGCGGCGGGAAGACATACCCCTGCTTATTGACCACTATATGAATCTCTATCGTACCAGAATGGGCCTTTCCGGAGTCATTCTGAGTCCGTCTGTCCTGGAGCTGCTGGAATCCTATTCATGGCCGGGGAATGTCAGGGAGCTGGCCAATCTTTGCGAACGCCTTTCTGCACTGTGCGAAGGAAATATCATTGACTGTGCCGATATTGAGGGTCTTTCTGCGGATGCAGTGGAGAAGCCGACCTGCCCTGTTCCCGAAAACTTGGATGGAGAGGCGGTTCCGGAGCTTAAAACCCTGGAAAAGCAGGCAATTATTGCAGCGGTGCAGGCCGCCGGAGGCAACCATTCCCAAGCTGCCCGGAGTCTTGGGATCAGCCGCAGTACCCTGTGGCGGAAATTGAAGTCCCTTAAGCTACAGAAATGA
- a CDS encoding TRAP transporter substrate-binding protein yields MKKALIFMVLMLTTVGIIWAGGEQEGGAAISEKPVILRIAHTHTEEGLYFKGSVRFKELVEANSNGRLIVEHYPNGQLGADKDIQESVKLGTLELGLSSSPVVSLNDYFKLLDAPYLFVNRDHVSRALDGELGEKLAKPLEAQNIKHLGYWENGFRQITNNIRPINTPADLAGIKLRTPESPVRMSTFKAFGANPVAMSFTEVFGALQQGIIDGQENPLATIYQASLHEVQKYLSLSGHVYSAVHLLMNNELFNSLPPDLQKVLVDAGKETARYTRQLGAEADAKLADVMARKGIQVNEANVKSFVDLSKPIWKTIAAENKFQDAGDLMDQIAALAD; encoded by the coding sequence ATGAAAAAAGCACTGATTTTTATGGTATTGATGTTAACCACCGTGGGCATCATCTGGGCCGGAGGTGAACAGGAAGGGGGAGCCGCTATCTCTGAAAAACCAGTAATACTGCGAATCGCCCATACCCATACCGAAGAAGGTTTGTATTTCAAGGGATCGGTACGGTTCAAAGAACTTGTAGAAGCAAATTCCAACGGCCGTCTGATTGTGGAGCATTATCCCAACGGGCAGTTAGGTGCCGACAAGGACATCCAGGAGAGCGTGAAGCTTGGTACCCTGGAGCTGGGACTCTCTTCCTCTCCCGTAGTTTCTCTGAACGATTACTTCAAGCTGCTTGACGCACCCTACCTCTTTGTAAACCGCGATCATGTAAGCAGAGCCCTTGATGGTGAACTGGGCGAAAAGCTTGCAAAACCTCTGGAAGCCCAGAACATCAAGCACCTGGGATACTGGGAAAACGGCTTCCGGCAGATTACCAACAATATCCGTCCCATAAACACCCCCGCCGACCTGGCAGGCATTAAGCTCCGGACCCCCGAAAGCCCTGTGCGCATGAGCACCTTTAAGGCCTTTGGCGCAAATCCCGTGGCCATGTCTTTTACTGAAGTTTTCGGCGCCCTGCAGCAGGGAATTATAGATGGGCAGGAGAACCCACTGGCAACCATTTACCAGGCATCCCTGCACGAGGTTCAGAAATATCTTTCCTTAAGCGGACACGTCTACTCCGCGGTTCACCTGCTCATGAACAATGAACTGTTTAACTCCCTGCCCCCGGACCTGCAGAAGGTTCTTGTAGACGCTGGAAAAGAAACCGCCCGCTATACCAGGCAGCTGGGAGCAGAAGCAGACGCCAAGCTTGCGGACGTAATGGCCCGGAAGGGAATCCAGGTCAACGAAGCGAACGTAAAATCCTTTGTGGACCTTTCCAAGCCCATCTGGAAGACCATTGCAGCCGAAAACAAATTCCAGGACGCCGGCGACCTGATGGATCAGATCGCGGCCCTGGCCGACTGA
- a CDS encoding TRAP transporter small permease: MKEKLDWLVDSLMGVLVLGMTVVVSIAVFYRYVLDHPLSWTEEITRMFIVWLSFLGAYAAMRENKHIGFDLLVSKFSPRFKILTELAGQILIGIFLLVVTWQGFIFSYEFLEVTMPYTDIPIGWFYYSVFPVTGILMVTQTVISIIRTLKHRETAR; this comes from the coding sequence ATGAAAGAGAAGCTTGACTGGCTTGTCGATTCCCTGATGGGAGTGCTGGTATTAGGCATGACAGTGGTAGTTTCCATTGCCGTCTTTTACCGATACGTGCTTGACCACCCCCTCTCCTGGACCGAAGAGATAACCCGTATGTTCATTGTCTGGCTCTCCTTCCTGGGGGCCTATGCAGCCATGCGAGAGAACAAACATATCGGTTTTGACCTCCTGGTCTCTAAATTTTCCCCACGGTTCAAAATCCTCACCGAACTCGCAGGGCAGATACTGATAGGCATTTTCCTGCTTGTCGTAACCTGGCAGGGATTTATCTTTTCCTACGAATTCCTCGAAGTAACCATGCCTTACACCGACATTCCAATCGGCTGGTTCTACTATAGTGTTTTTCCCGTTACCGGGATCCTGATGGTAACACAGACAGTTATATCCATCATTCGAACCCTGAAACACCGCGAGACTGCAAGATAA
- a CDS encoding TRAP transporter large permease, with protein MLVVFIFGLMGLFIMLNLPVAFALGVTSLAFLTFATNVPLIVVVQRLLLGVDSFTLLGVPLFIFVGIMMNRTNLSQKIVDFAMALVGHMKGGLAMVNVVTSMFFAGISGTSMADTAAVGGVIIPAMIDKGYKPSFAGAVTASSSTIGIIIPPSVPMILYGVFVGLSVPTLFIAGLLPGIMIGAAMCLVSLIISIKEGYGSETKFSIRRLAKTFAESIPALILPLIILGGIMGGVFTTTEAAGAAASYIILYGLITRELPPKKIFAAAKESALLSGQVMIIISVANLLGWVFAYAKIPQLLVNPFLNLTTNPYLFLWIVSGILIIAGTFLHGTAMLVIVIPLFLPIAAKLGIHPFHFAMVVMMCWGIGQQTPPVGSALYITCTLAKIDMWTLTKANVPFVGSLIAILAMVIHLPDFMVFAIPRALGML; from the coding sequence ATGTTAGTTGTGTTCATCTTTGGCCTGATGGGCCTTTTTATAATGCTCAACCTGCCCGTTGCCTTCGCCTTGGGAGTTACCTCCCTGGCCTTTCTTACCTTTGCTACTAATGTTCCCCTGATCGTCGTAGTACAGCGGCTTTTATTGGGAGTCGACAGTTTTACCCTGCTGGGAGTCCCTCTGTTCATATTTGTAGGCATCATGATGAACCGGACAAACCTCTCCCAGAAGATAGTCGACTTCGCCATGGCCCTGGTGGGTCACATGAAAGGCGGGCTGGCCATGGTTAATGTTGTAACCAGCATGTTCTTCGCCGGCATATCCGGTACATCAATGGCGGATACCGCTGCGGTAGGCGGGGTTATTATCCCCGCGATGATCGACAAGGGGTACAAGCCCTCCTTTGCAGGAGCGGTTACCGCTTCATCGTCGACCATCGGCATTATCATCCCCCCCAGCGTCCCCATGATCCTCTACGGTGTCTTTGTGGGGCTTTCGGTACCAACCCTGTTTATTGCCGGACTGCTGCCTGGAATCATGATCGGTGCTGCAATGTGCCTGGTTTCACTGATTATTTCCATCAAGGAAGGCTATGGGTCGGAAACGAAGTTCTCCATTAGACGTCTGGCAAAAACTTTTGCGGAAAGCATCCCGGCCCTGATACTTCCCCTGATCATCCTGGGAGGGATCATGGGAGGAGTATTTACAACCACCGAGGCGGCAGGAGCGGCCGCGTCCTACATAATCCTGTATGGACTTATAACCAGGGAACTGCCGCCGAAGAAGATTTTCGCCGCGGCAAAAGAGTCGGCCCTGCTGTCCGGACAGGTTATGATTATCATCTCCGTTGCCAACCTGCTGGGCTGGGTTTTTGCCTACGCAAAGATTCCCCAGCTCCTGGTAAACCCCTTCCTGAACCTGACGACCAATCCCTACCTGTTTCTCTGGATTGTTTCCGGTATCCTGATAATTGCGGGAACCTTCCTGCATGGTACAGCAATGCTGGTCATTGTCATTCCCCTCTTTCTACCCATTGCCGCGAAACTGGGCATACACCCTTTCCATTTTGCCATGGTGGTTATGATGTGCTGGGGAATTGGTCAGCAGACACCTCCGGTGGGATCAGCTCTCTATATTACCTGTACCCTGGCAAAGATCGACATGTGGACCCTGACCAAGGCAAATGTGCCCTTTGTCGGTTCTTTAATCGCCATCCTGGCGATGGTAATTCATCTGCCGGACTTCATGGTGTTCGCCATCCCCAGAGCATTGGGAATGCTGTAA
- a CDS encoding 4-hydroxythreonine-4-phosphate dehydrogenase PdxA: MPSDNRPRIAITLGDSAGIGPELTAKLLSDPSVFDGIKIILIGDERHWEAGLSVAGVKPPVSRRIESPDQIDRTPGDFLLLDYPTLDPATVEYGTVDPRSGRAVLDTLLFTIRVILEQKLDGFLFAPLNKESLHKGGSPYGSELELFKEHFPRHKALEEINILDESWTMRVTSHVGIRDVAALITRDNVLSAIRFVDTAMRAYGKTGPRLAVAALNPHNGEHGMFGDEEGRAIEPAVQAACAEGISAEGPFPSDTVFIKLRDGIFDAVIAMYHDQCQIATKLMGFHRGVTYHAGFPIPITTPAHGTAFDIAGKGVADVGATRHAFTVARTIALNAKKT, encoded by the coding sequence ATGCCTTCAGACAACAGACCCCGCATAGCCATAACCCTGGGAGACTCTGCCGGTATCGGACCGGAGCTGACCGCGAAGCTCCTGTCGGATCCCTCAGTCTTCGACGGGATTAAGATAATTCTCATCGGTGACGAACGGCACTGGGAGGCGGGTCTCTCAGTTGCCGGCGTCAAGCCGCCGGTCTCAAGAAGAATCGAATCGCCGGATCAGATCGACAGGACTCCCGGAGACTTCCTGCTGCTGGATTACCCCACTCTTGACCCGGCCACCGTGGAATACGGCACAGTTGATCCGCGTTCAGGTAGGGCCGTACTGGATACACTGCTGTTTACCATCAGGGTTATTCTGGAACAGAAACTCGACGGATTCCTCTTTGCTCCCCTGAACAAGGAGTCCCTCCATAAAGGAGGCTCCCCCTACGGGAGCGAGCTGGAACTTTTTAAGGAGCACTTTCCCAGGCACAAGGCCCTGGAGGAGATAAACATCCTGGATGAGTCCTGGACCATGCGGGTAACCTCTCATGTTGGAATCCGGGACGTAGCAGCCTTGATAACCCGGGATAACGTGCTGTCAGCTATCCGCTTTGTTGACACGGCCATGCGGGCTTACGGAAAAACCGGACCCCGGCTGGCAGTAGCCGCCCTGAACCCCCATAACGGAGAACATGGAATGTTCGGCGATGAAGAAGGACGGGCCATCGAACCGGCGGTACAGGCGGCCTGTGCAGAAGGAATCAGTGCAGAGGGCCCCTTCCCGTCGGATACGGTCTTCATAAAACTGAGAGACGGCATTTTCGACGCTGTCATCGCCATGTACCACGACCAGTGCCAGATCGCGACCAAACTGATGGGCTTCCATCGGGGGGTTACCTATCACGCCGGCTTTCCGATACCCATTACCACTCCGGCCCACGGAACAGCCTTCGATATCGCCGGTAAGGGAGTTGCTGACGTAGGTGCAACCCGGCACGCCTTCACGGTGGCCCGCACCATCGCGCTCAACGCGAAGAAAACCTGA
- a CDS encoding Ldh family oxidoreductase → MTYQDEYSDCSWVGFEVLEGFLRECLINCGVPEEDAGVVADVLITSDKRGIDSHGIGRLKPIYIDRIDQGILNPVTRVDIVKETDTTVVLDGNNGMGHVAAKQAMRMAIDKAKKSGMGMAAVRNSSHYGIAGYYALMACREGMIGMTGTNARPSIAPTFGVENMLGTNPLTIGFPTDEEFPFVLDCATSVTQRGKIEMYGRAGKELPPGWVIGRDGKTRTDTKEVLKDLTTGGAALAPLGGLGEETAGYKGYGYATVVEVLSAALQGGSFLKALNGFDEEGNRIPYLLGHFFIAINPGFFMGLETFKRIAGAIMRDLRGSRKAEGEDRIYTAGEKEQIAWNYRKDHGCPVPPVLQKQMQELRDRWNMDYRFPWD, encoded by the coding sequence ATGACGTACCAGGACGAATACAGTGATTGTTCATGGGTTGGCTTTGAGGTGCTGGAAGGTTTTCTGAGAGAATGCCTTATTAACTGCGGGGTTCCCGAGGAAGATGCCGGGGTGGTTGCTGATGTACTGATTACCTCCGATAAGCGGGGCATCGATTCCCATGGAATCGGGCGGCTCAAACCGATCTACATTGACCGTATCGATCAGGGAATCCTGAATCCGGTAACCAGGGTTGATATTGTTAAAGAGACGGATACCACTGTAGTTCTCGACGGTAATAACGGCATGGGCCACGTGGCGGCAAAGCAGGCTATGCGCATGGCCATAGATAAAGCCAAAAAAAGTGGCATGGGTATGGCTGCGGTCAGGAACTCCTCTCATTACGGTATCGCCGGCTACTATGCCCTGATGGCCTGCCGGGAAGGCATGATCGGAATGACCGGGACCAATGCTCGTCCCTCCATTGCCCCGACCTTTGGTGTGGAGAACATGCTCGGAACCAATCCCCTGACTATCGGTTTTCCCACGGACGAAGAGTTTCCCTTTGTCCTCGATTGTGCTACCTCTGTGACCCAGCGGGGCAAGATCGAGATGTATGGCCGGGCTGGAAAGGAGCTTCCTCCGGGCTGGGTTATCGGCAGGGACGGGAAGACCAGGACGGATACAAAAGAGGTTTTAAAAGACCTGACAACAGGAGGAGCCGCGCTTGCTCCTCTGGGGGGGCTGGGGGAGGAGACCGCCGGTTACAAGGGGTACGGTTATGCCACGGTGGTGGAGGTTCTGTCTGCGGCTTTGCAGGGCGGGTCTTTTTTAAAAGCCCTCAACGGATTCGACGAGGAGGGGAACAGGATCCCCTATCTCCTGGGACATTTTTTTATTGCAATTAATCCCGGGTTCTTCATGGGGCTTGAAACCTTCAAGAGGATAGCTGGAGCTATTATGCGTGATTTGCGGGGTTCCCGGAAGGCTGAAGGGGAAGACCGTATTTATACCGCAGGCGAAAAAGAACAGATTGCGTGGAATTACCGTAAAGACCACGGCTGTCCTGTTCCGCCGGTGCTGCAGAAGCAGATGCAGGAGCTCAGGGACCGATGGAATATGGACTACCGGTTTCCCTGGGACTAA
- a CDS encoding mandelate racemase/muconate lactonizing enzyme family protein — translation MKIQDIRTHLLQAPLGDKRFYSSQAAFPARTSLLVEVIADDGRAGWGEGGQWGPTEPPATVVEKIFKPLLIGRSVHQVTRIWEELYGCTRDFSRRGPYIEAMSAIDVALWDLKGQDLGVPIHSLFGGAFRDSVAAYATGCYYRGADVHDESAVLEYLKKEASSYVEDGFSIIKIKTGLWPVAKDAKRIAAVREAAGPDIALLSDANHAYRASDALRVGKILEEYGYLMFEEPVPPEDLEGYRRLRSVLNIAIAGGECEYTRWGFRDLIVSGTLDIVQPDISVAGGLSEFTKILALASAYNLLVLPHVWGSGIALAASLHALAIIPESPYRAFPVPFETEPIVEFDRNPNPLRDDLVTTPFKLADGRLPIPQKPGLGVEVNREVLKKYTTGP, via the coding sequence ATGAAAATACAGGATATTCGTACCCACCTTTTACAAGCTCCCCTCGGGGACAAGCGCTTTTACTCCTCCCAGGCGGCCTTTCCTGCCCGTACCAGCCTTTTGGTGGAAGTCATAGCAGACGACGGCCGCGCAGGCTGGGGTGAAGGGGGCCAGTGGGGCCCCACCGAACCTCCTGCCACGGTGGTGGAAAAGATTTTCAAGCCCTTGCTGATCGGCCGCTCTGTTCACCAGGTTACCAGGATCTGGGAGGAACTCTACGGCTGCACCAGGGATTTTTCCCGCCGGGGACCGTATATTGAAGCCATGAGCGCCATCGATGTTGCCCTCTGGGACTTGAAAGGTCAGGACCTGGGAGTACCCATACACTCCCTTTTCGGCGGCGCCTTTCGGGATTCGGTGGCCGCCTATGCAACGGGCTGTTATTACCGGGGAGCAGATGTTCACGATGAGTCCGCCGTGCTGGAATATCTGAAAAAGGAGGCCTCCTCCTATGTTGAGGATGGTTTTTCCATAATAAAGATTAAAACCGGCTTGTGGCCGGTGGCAAAAGACGCAAAGCGCATCGCAGCTGTCCGCGAAGCGGCAGGACCGGATATCGCCTTGTTATCCGACGCCAACCACGCCTACCGGGCATCTGACGCCCTTCGGGTGGGTAAAATACTGGAAGAATATGGCTATCTGATGTTCGAAGAACCGGTACCCCCGGAGGACCTGGAAGGCTACCGCCGTCTGCGTTCCGTTTTGAACATAGCCATCGCCGGCGGAGAGTGTGAATATACCCGCTGGGGCTTCCGGGATCTGATTGTCAGCGGTACCCTGGACATCGTACAGCCGGATATCTCTGTAGCCGGCGGACTTTCCGAATTTACCAAGATCCTCGCCCTGGCCAGTGCCTATAACCTGCTGGTGCTGCCCCATGTATGGGGATCCGGTATTGCCCTGGCAGCCTCGCTGCATGCCCTGGCGATAATTCCCGAATCACCCTACAGAGCCTTTCCTGTGCCCTTTGAAACCGAACCCATCGTTGAGTTCGACCGGAACCCCAATCCCCTGCGGGATGATCTTGTTACCACTCCCTTCAAATTAGCTGACGGGCGGCTGCCAATACCGCAGAAACCGGGGCTGGGAGTAGAAGTTAACCGCGAGGTACTGAAGAAGTATACAACCGGACCATAA
- a CDS encoding VOC family protein, whose translation MFTKLEHVALSVKDIERSIEFYRDVIGFEVKMRLEPDPKLPQAKVVALKDAAPRIAHLYLGGFMLELFQYLTPAGRPIPEDFTQADNGFTHISLTSTDTRADYKYLVEKGVEFLSEPTEFRPGVWICFFKGPDGEIVEVRQT comes from the coding sequence ATGTTTACCAAACTTGAACACGTTGCTTTGAGCGTAAAAGATATTGAACGCTCAATTGAGTTCTATCGTGATGTAATCGGGTTCGAAGTAAAAATGCGTCTCGAGCCGGACCCCAAGCTTCCCCAGGCAAAGGTCGTAGCCCTGAAAGACGCAGCACCTCGGATTGCCCATCTTTACCTGGGAGGATTCATGCTGGAACTTTTTCAGTATCTGACCCCGGCGGGCCGTCCGATACCTGAGGATTTTACCCAGGCGGATAACGGATTTACCCATATCTCCCTCACGTCCACAGATACCCGGGCGGACTACAAATACCTCGTGGAAAAGGGAGTAGAGTTTCTGAGCGAGCCGACGGAATTTCGCCCCGGTGTATGGATCTGCTTTTTTAAAGGACCGGATGGAGAAATCGTGGAGGTACGTCAAACATGA